Within Nocardia terpenica, the genomic segment CCCCTGCGGCGGGGCGATGTCACTCCCATGCTGTGCTCCGGCGCTGGAATCGGACGTAGAGTCCGGTGATCGACAACAACAGCAGCGTCATCAGGACGCCGATCGCGGCGCCGAGCCCGTATTCCTGCCCGGCGAACGCCTTCTGATAGGCGTAGACATTGAGCACCAGATTCCGCCCGGCGACACCGCCGCCGTTGGTCATGACATAGATCTGGGTGAACACCTTGAAATCCCAGATGATCGACTGCACCGTGGCGATCAGCAGCAGCGGCCGCAGCATCGGCAGGATCACCGAGCGCACCGTGTGCCACGCGGAGGCGCCGTCCAGCGCGGCCGCCTCCAGCACCTCCTTCGGTATGGCCCGGATGCCCGCGTACATCGTCACCATGACGAACGGGAACGAACACCAGATCACCTGGGCGGCAACGACTCCGAAGGCGCTGAGGGTGCCGTAGGTCCAGGAGTGGCCGCGCATCGAGCCGAAGCCGAGACCCGCCAGCGCCTCGTTCACCACCCCGAAATCGGTGTCGAACAGGAACAGCCACACGTAGGAACCGGCCACGGCCGGGGTCGACCACGCGCCCAGCGCCGCCAGGAACAGCAGCGTGCGGGGCAGCGACCGCACCCGGGCGGCCAGGACCGCCAGCCCGGTGCCCACCACCAGCGAACCGAGCACGCAGGCCGCGCCGAACCCGAAGGTATTGGCCAGCACCGTCCAGAACTGGCTGTCCGACAGCAATTCTCGATAGTTGCCGAGGCCGAGGAAGTGCAGCGGCTCGACGCCCGCCGCCTGGGCCTGGCCGTAGTCGTAGAAGGAGATCAGCACGATCTGGTAGATCGGGTAGGCCAGGACGGCCGCGAGCAGCAGCCCCGCGGGCGCGAAATACAGCCAGGCGGTGAGGGTGTCGCGGCCGATCCGGCGCGGTCGCGCGGCGCCGGCCGGTGGTTGTCGAAGTGCCATGTGCGCCTACCTGAATGCCTTGTTCATCTGCGCGGCCGCCGCACCCAGCGCGGCGTCGGAGGATTTCGCGCCGGTGGCGATCTGCTGCACCGCGGTCGGCAGGATGTTCTGACTGTCGATCTTCGACCACGCGGGCGTGACCGGAACGAATTTGGTTCCGGCCGCGAGGGTTTCGACGAACGGCCGCAGGGACGGGTCGGCGGCGGCCAGCGTGCGCTGCACCCCGGCCAGGGTCGGCAGGTTGCCCATCGCCCGGTACATCTTCTCCTGATACTTCGCGTTCGCGAGCAGTTCGGCGAATTCGCGTGCGAGACTGCGATGTTTGCTCGCCCGGAACACGCCGAGCAGGTTGCCGCCCGCGAAAGCCGGTGCGATCGAACCGGGTCGGCTGCCGGGCAGCGGGACCACCGCGTACTTTCCCTGCGCCGCACCCTGATCCACGGCCTTGCGGTTGAAGTCGCCGCCGATGGTCATCGCGGCCTTCCCGCCCGCGAACGCCTGCACGCTCTGGGTGCCGGTGAATCCGGCGCACTGCGCGGGCGGGCAGATGTCGTCGTGAATCAGGCCGGTATAGCGGGCGATTCCCGCGCGGGCGGCCGCGGAGTCGATCGCGGCGTTCCACATGGTGCCGTCGTAGTCGGCCAGTTCGCCGCCGTAGGCCCACAGGAACGGCAGTAGGGCGTAGGTGTACTTGCCGCCCACCGCGATTCCGTACATGTCGGGCTTCGCGGCCCGGATGCGACGGGCGGTCTCGGCCAGTTCGTCGAGCGTGGCGGGCGGGCGCAGATGCAGGTCGGTGAAGATGTCGGTGCGGTAGTACAGCGCGCGAATGCCGGTGTACCACGGTAATCCGTAGATTTTGCCGCCGGATTTCGCGGTGTCCAGGACCGAGGGGATCAGGTCGGCGCCGTCGGGCCAGGCCGCAACGTCCGCGCCGAGATCGGCGAAGGCCCCGGTCACCGCGTACCCGGCGAGGTCGGTGTTGCCGTATTCGGCGACGTCGGGCGCGTTGGCGGGATCGTTGAAGGCCCCGGCGAACTTGTCCGCCCGGCCCGCCACCGGCACCCACTGCACATCGACCTGCACGTCCGGGCGGGTCGCGGTGAATTCCGCGATGGCCTCGTTCACCACCGCCTCCTTCGGAGCGCGGTTGGCCTCGTCGAACAACCACACCCGGACGGTTCCGGTCCGCTCGTCGGCGCCCGCGCCCGCCGGATTCGAATGCACCGGAGCGCATCCCACCAGCAGCGATACGGCGACGCCGACGACCAGTCCGCACAGGCGGGCCCTCGAACGGGATAAGCGGTGTGGCATCAACTCTTCGAACCCCATGATGTCCGTTGCATATAATGCAACATATGTTGCGATCTATGCCACATGTGTAGCACTGAAACCGGACAATTTTCAATAGCCGGAGTGATGTGGGTCTCGTTCGTGTGCGAATGATTCCGGCCAAAAGCGTGCCGGAATCACGGTTGGGGAGTGTGCCGGAATGACGGTCGGGGAGCGCGTGCCGGAATGACGGTTGGGGAGCGGGCCGGAATGGCGGCGGGGGGCTACCGTTTGCGGGTGCCGAAGATGCTGCGGCTGATCTCGCGCCCCGCGGCGGTGGCGGCGGAGCGGAGGAAGCTCTTCACCGCCGGATTGTTCATGATGCGCTCGGCGGCGCCCGGTTCGGGCGGGGCGGACTTGCCGGGCGCGGGCGCCTGGTCCGGCTGCTGCTGTGCCGCAGCGACTTTCGCGGAGAGGATCTCGTAGGCCGATTCGCGGTCGATGGTCTGCCCGTACTTGGCGGAGAGCGGGCTGGACTGGGCGCGCGAGCGGATGGCCGCCTCGCCGATGGTGTCCATGAGCGAGCGCGGCGGCCGCAGGCGGGTCCAGGCGACCGGGGTCGGGGCGCCCTTCTCCGACAGCA encodes:
- a CDS encoding carbohydrate ABC transporter permease, whose translation is MALRQPPAGAARPRRIGRDTLTAWLYFAPAGLLLAAVLAYPIYQIVLISFYDYGQAQAAGVEPLHFLGLGNYRELLSDSQFWTVLANTFGFGAACVLGSLVVGTGLAVLAARVRSLPRTLLFLAALGAWSTPAVAGSYVWLFLFDTDFGVVNEALAGLGFGSMRGHSWTYGTLSAFGVVAAQVIWCSFPFVMVTMYAGIRAIPKEVLEAAALDGASAWHTVRSVILPMLRPLLLIATVQSIIWDFKVFTQIYVMTNGGGVAGRNLVLNVYAYQKAFAGQEYGLGAAIGVLMTLLLLSITGLYVRFQRRSTAWE
- a CDS encoding extracellular solute-binding protein, coding for MGFEELMPHRLSRSRARLCGLVVGVAVSLLVGCAPVHSNPAGAGADERTGTVRVWLFDEANRAPKEAVVNEAIAEFTATRPDVQVDVQWVPVAGRADKFAGAFNDPANAPDVAEYGNTDLAGYAVTGAFADLGADVAAWPDGADLIPSVLDTAKSGGKIYGLPWYTGIRALYYRTDIFTDLHLRPPATLDELAETARRIRAAKPDMYGIAVGGKYTYALLPFLWAYGGELADYDGTMWNAAIDSAAARAGIARYTGLIHDDICPPAQCAGFTGTQSVQAFAGGKAAMTIGGDFNRKAVDQGAAQGKYAVVPLPGSRPGSIAPAFAGGNLLGVFRASKHRSLAREFAELLANAKYQEKMYRAMGNLPTLAGVQRTLAAADPSLRPFVETLAAGTKFVPVTPAWSKIDSQNILPTAVQQIATGAKSSDAALGAAAAQMNKAFR